A region of the Paenibacillus sp. J23TS9 genome:
ACCGTGCCGCATATCACTTCATCACCGACCAAATGGCCGTAATTATCGTTGATTAGTTTGAAAAAGTCGATATCTAATAAAAGTATGGAAAATGGTATTTGATATTTCATATTTTTTATCACTTCATGCTCTAACTGCTGCGTTAGGTAACTTCGATTATAACAGCCTGTTAAACCGTCGGTGATCGCCATTTTTTGTAGCTTTTGGTTAGTCAGATATAGCTCCCGCTGAATGGTAGTTAGCGATAGGTTGCGTTCTTGCAGGATGTCATTTTGCAATGTTGTCTCGTTAATGAGACGGCGCAGCTCGCTCATATCCTGAAAGGTGATGATCCGCCCCAATCGGGTACCGCCAACCAAGATCGGAGAGACATGAATATGAACATAGCTTGGATCGAGTTTCGGATATAGAACTTCAATCTCCACACTTTCCAGCGGATGTTCTTGGTATGTTTTGATGAATGTGATCATGCTGTTTACCGGCTCCTGTGGAGGCAGTATGGTTGTGATATCAAAGCGTTCGCCCGTATGTAGGTCAATATGGGAAGGAAGCGACTGATTGATTTCTACAATGATCTCATTATCATCAAGAACCAGGATCCCAAGAGTGATCGTGTTAATGATATCTTGATGAGCAATGGTAACGATATCAAACACTTTATCCCGATTGATGGCAATGATAAAAAAGACAGCAGAAAATAGAATGCCAAGAGAAGTCAATCCTGGCGTCACCTTTTGAGAAATAGGGAAGACAACATTGATTAAAATATCCGCCGCAATAAACCCAATGACGACTACAATCCCTTTAAGTACTTGCCTTACCTTTTTTTTGATTCGAGGGGCATTTTCCGAAACTAAAGTCTGAAAGATGATGTAAAGTGACACGATACCATAGCCAATTAGGATCACAGCGGTAATCCAGAAAAGAGGTCCGTAAATTCTTTGGATGTATCCACCGTGTATTGGCTGGACGAACATCGCATTTGGGTTGAAAATTGCAGCTACGGCTGTTAATAAGGCTGGAATAGGTATGAGAAAGGATATTTTTCGAATTCGTGATAGTAGAGAGTGGTTCGTTAGGAGTATTGTGAAAAATAACCATCCAACAGCCAAAAGAGCCATATCAACAAAAGCGAGTTTCACATAAAACAATTGAAGCTTGGTAGTATCTGCTATTTTAATAGCAAACTGGCAGAAGGGCCATAACATCATGGCAAAGTGGAATACTAGATAAGCCTTGTGCAAGTTAGTTATTGTTACTGAAACAAACACATACACCAATAAAACAAACAATAGGATACACACCGCGAAGTCAATCCATGCCATCACACCCAATATACACCTCTTATGTAAAGTAGAATCTATCTATTCTAACACGAAAATAGTAATTAATGTTCCCAATAATTAATGCACAGTTAAATCAACCACAATCTATATATTAGAAAACATACTCTATGATAGTAACTGTTGTAAAGAAATTAAATTTGAAATTTAGGAGAAGCTGGATATGGGAAACTCAAAGATATGGGACGCGGACTGGGAAGTTTCAGAGGAATTAGCTTCTCGATTAATAAGTAGTCAGTTTCCTCAGTTAGCTTCCAAAAGGATTCAAAAATTAGGTCATGGTTGGGATAATACCGTTTATGTTGTTGGAGATGAATTTGTGTTTCGTTTTCCAAGAAGAAAGATTGCAGTGAATTTGCTCGAAATGGAAAGCAGGATACTGCCGGAGCTTGCAGATCGTATTGCGATTCCGTATTCGAAACCTCTGTTTTTTGGCAAAGAAACCGGCGATTATCCCTCACCTTTTCTGGGATATACATATTTGGCTGGAGAGTTTCCGATCGGATTGACAGACGAGCAGCGCTTGCTCTCGGTGAGCGCTCTTGCGCAATTTTTAAAAAGCTTGCATGCATTTCCATTGCAGATCGCACGGGAACATGGTGTCCCGCATGACCATCGATCTCTTATCGACATAACCTCCAGAAAAGAAAAAATGCTGAACTTCCTCTCCGATCTAAGAGAACATCTTCAGAAGGAAGAATACGGCTTAATAGAAGCTTATTTGCAGCATTTAACGTTGGATCATGTAAAACCAAAAGATGTATTCCTACATGGCGATCTTCACTTCAAAAACATGCTGGTGGACGAAACCGGTAAAATATCTGGAATTATTGATTGGGGAGACATGAATATCGGTCATCCTGCTTGTGATTTGAATCTCGTATACAGCTTTTTACCTCCCGATGCTCGGTCAGCCTTTTTCAAAGAATATGGGGAGGTGGACGAAGAAACGAAAATATTAGCCCGTTTCATAGCCGTATACATTCCGATGCTGATTCTATTGCAGGCTACCAGCGATCAAGACGAGAAAATAGCTGAAGAAGCAAAAGCAAATATTAAACGCGCTCTGACTTACTAATCTATTAAAGCAGGGAACGAAGTGTTTAACATTAAGTCAGCTTTGTGCAGAGGCATTCGACAAAACCAATTATTGACAATGCAAGGGCTAGTTTTTATCATATTGGTGAAGAGGATTTATAAAGCGTGATGTTGTCAATGAGGTATCGCATCACGCATAGGAAAATATTCTTGGCATGTATTCGAGATTCCAAAGTGGAAAGAAGGTGGGAAGACTGACTGTAAAACCGCCGTAAGCTATTGGTTTCTGAATATTTGCGGTGGATGTCTGAAACAATCATGTTGATGTTTTTCATATTGATAGCGCTTTCTTTGGCGGAGTTACGTGTTAATCCTTCAATGAACCAAGGCTGATAAGATGACAATATCTATATTAGAGGAGGCTGTTCTTTTATGGTATATGCTGAACCAGGACAGAATGGATCGAAAGTAACTTTTAAGAAGCGTTATGAAAATTATATCGGTGGCAAATGGGTTGCACCTGTTCAAGGTCAATATTTTGAAAACGTATCACCTGTTAACAACCAGGCATTCTGCGAGGTGCCCCGCTCAACTGCTGATGATATTGAGCTGGCATTAGATGCGGCACATGAGGCCAAAAATGCCTGGGGACGCACGTCTGTTGCGGAGCGTGCGGTCATTCTGAACCGGATTGCGGATCGGATCGAGACAAACCTGGAAATGCTCGCGGTCGCTGAGACTTGGGACAACGGCAAGCCGATACGGGAGACAATGGCAGCGGATTTGCCGCTTGCGGTCGATCATTTCCGCTATTTTGCCGGCTGCATCCGGGCACAGGAAGGATCCCTGAGTCAAATTGACGATGATACCGTGGCATATCATTTCCATGAGCCGCTTGGTGTCGTCGGGCAGATCATTCCTTGGAACTTCCCGCTGCTTATGGCGACATGGAAATTAGCTCCCGCTCTAGCGGCAGGCAACTGCGTTGTTCTGAAACCCGCAGAGCAAACTCCGGCTTCCATCCTGGTTCTGATGGAGCTTATTGAGGATCTGCTCCCACCGGGCGTGGTGAATATTGTAAACGGCTTTGGTCTCGAAGCAGGCAAGCCGCTCGCTTCCAGCAGCAGGGTTGCCAAAGTGGCATTCACGGGCGAAACGACAACGGGGCGCTTGATCATGCAGTATGCCTCTCAGAATTTGATCCCTGTTACGCTGGAGCTTGGCGGCAAGTCTCCGAATATTTTCTTCGAGGATATTATGACTAAGGATGATGCTTTCTTCGATAAGACGCTGGAAGGCTTCACATTGTTTGCGCTCAATCAGGGGGAGGTCTGCACTTGCCCTTCCCGTGCTTTGATCCAGGAATCCATCTACGATGAATTTATGGAGCGGGCTTTGAAGCGCGTGGAAGCAATTAAGCAAGGAAACCCGCTGGATCCATCCACGATGATTGGTGCACAGGTTTCTACGGAACAGATGGAAAAAATCCTCAGCTATATCGACATCGGAAGACAGGAAGGTGCGGAATGTCTGATCGGTGGAGGCAGAGCTTCAATTACGGGAGAGTTGTCTGACGGGTATTACATACAGCCGACCGTTTTGAAGGGGCAAAACAACATGAGAATATTCCAGGAAGAGATCTTTGGACCCGTTGTGGCTGTTACGACCTTCAGGGATCAGGAGGAGGCCCTTGCAATAGCCAACGATACACTCTATGGACTGGGAGCCGGAGTGTGGACGCGTGATATGAACACCGCTTACCGGGTTGGCCGTCAGATTCAAGCTGGCCGCGTGTGGACTAACTGCTATCATGCTTATCCTGCTCATGCTGCTTTTGGCGGGTATAAATCTTCCGGTATCGGCCGTGAGAACCATCTGATGATGCTCTCCCATTATCAGCAAACGAAAAATCTGTTAATCAGCTACAGTCCAGATAAGCTGGGCTTCTTCTAAAAAGGGGACATTGATATGACCCTGAAAGACAGTGAGGTTCACAAGGTAATTGCTACAGACGCTGCACTGGAGCTAATTGAACTGCTGAAGGCCAAGCACGGGCCGGTTATGTTTCATCAATCGGGTGGCTGCTGCGACGGAAGTTCACCAATGTGCTTCTCTCTAGGAGAATTTATCGTAGGAGACAGCGATGTGCAAATGGGAGAAATCGGCGGGGCTCCATTTTATATGAGCAGGGCACAGTATGAATATTGGAAGTATACACAACTCATCATCGATGTGGTCCCTGGGCGGGGAGGGATGTTTTCATTAGAGGGACCTGAGGGCAAAAGGTTTCTGACCCGTTCTCGTGTTTTTACGGAAGAGGAGAAGCAAAGCTTGAAGCTTAACTGATCCTATTGAATGAATATAATGAGTGCAGCGAGTGATCGGAATATATTCATCAGTAATAGAGTATCTCTAAAAAAGCCTGTTGATTAAATTCAACAGGCTTTTTTTGATATCAAAAAATCTAAAAGTTGGTGGAATCGCATTGGTTACATCGGTTGAGTGTTCAACCTAGAATAAGTAGTCTGTTTTCGGTCTTTCATGGATAACGTAAAAAACTGCAAAAACATGCATGTACTTCTCAAGCATCTTCCATTTACGGTGGTCACCAACTCATTGAGAATTGCAGATACTTTAAAGGACGATGAAAATATACAGACGTATCTGCTTGGAGGCAAAATTAAATCTTCCGGAAATATGACGGATGCTTTAGCGAATGAATTAGCAAGCCAATTTACGATTGATCTTGCTTTTGCAACGGGGGGCGGATTATCAGTAAAAGGACTAAGCACAGCTACGCCGGAAGTAGCGAGTTTTGGGCGTACTATTGCTGAAAATTCACGAAAAAATATATGTCTGGCTGAGCACTATAAATTTGGAATTGACTGCTTTGCAAGAGTTGGTCCGCTGAATCAGCTTCAATTGATTATTACGGATGAAGAAACATCGAGGGATGAAATCGAGAAGATCCAAGCAAGCGGCGTAAGCGTCATCGTTGCTGAAATAAAATGACCTCCTGCTGGCACAGAAGGTCATTACTTCTGAGGGATATAGATCTCCACTCAAACTACAGTGATCATTTTATCATGCTCAATTATACTTTGTAACTATAAAATGACGGCAATTCATGTCAGCAGATTAAGAAGAATGGCTGCTTTTGAGCGGTCATTCTTTTTGTTTTCAAATCGTATAATTCAACACCTGGCGGATCATTGGTGTGATATGGATTTTTTAATTAAAGCCATTCTCTGACCTATGATTCCCTTCATCGTATGGTAAGTTGAATAAGTGAAAATATGTTAATGAGAATCAAAGGAAGGGGTGACGTTTTGAAAAAAGTCGACTTTCAAAATGATATGCAGATGAGAGGGCGCACTTCATAACGACGTTCCGTCCTCTCTATTGCAGCGGGAGGAAATCATCCATTGATGAATTTAAAAACCATGGTGATCGGATTGTCATCCGATCATGTTGCCAGAGATCTTATCCGGAATTGGGAGCATGACAAAGGATCTTTGAGGTTCTGGCGTGCCAGCTCCAATTTTGTGTATGCTTTTCAGCGGAATCAGGAGAGATATTTTTTGAGATTCAGTACGGAGCAGGACCATGACATGGAACAGATAGTAGCCGAGCTTGAGTTCATGCAGTACTTGATCGCGAATCATTTTCCTTGTGTTTCTCCGGTTTCCTCCATTAACGACAAGCTCATTGAAACGGTACAGAATTCAGAGGGGAAGTATTTTGCAGTTGTTTTTCATGCGGCCCAGGGAACGAATCTGGATGAAAGCCTGTCTCCTGAACAATGTGAGGAATGGGGAAGGTCGCTTGCCAGATTACATTCGTTATCTGCAGTTTATAAGCCTGTTCACTCTGAAAGAAAAAGCTGGCGGGATATACTGGGATGGATCGATCATGTTCTTCAAAATCACCCGCAGGAGCAGGATGCAGCCGCAGAGCTTAAACGGATGACATTATGGCTTAAATCCCAGCCCGTCACGAAGGAGACATATGGGCTAATCCACTATGATTTTCAGCTGGATAACGTATTTTATGATGAAGAGCAGCATTCATTTAACGTGATCGATTTTGATGATTCCTTTTACAGCTGGTACGCTCTTGATATTGTGTCAGCTCTTCCTGATATGCCCGGTCAGGGAGATCCGCTGTCGAGTGAACATATGAAGTCCTTTTTAAAGGGATACCGCAGCGTGAGAGTGCTTGGCGATGATTTTATAGAGCAGATCCCCTATTTCCAAAGATTCATGAACCTGTATGGATTCTCGAGATTGTTAGGGTCACTGGACGACAGCGAGATGGAGCAGGGTCCGGACTGGCTTGAGGATGTCAGGTTGAAGTTCGCTCGTTCCCGGGACAATTTGAGACAAGGATTTACAAGGGGAATCTAAATGGAGTGAGGTACAGATGCATCCACCTGAAAGGGATCGGAACAAAAGCTTCTGTACCTTTTTCATTTCTTTCACATAAGGATTATTCAAAAGAATATGCGTCCAAAAATTGCAAAATGCGATCATTCACCTGAGTCGGATGTTCCCTGGACATATGCGGTCTATGACTTCCGCCTGTAACCATATAAATCTCCGAATCTTGAATAAGTGAGCCTAAATAGGATAGTTTCTCCTCGCCCACAAAAGGATCAAACTCGCCGGTGATCAAGAGAGCGGGGCATCGAATACTTCGCAGCTGATCTTCCGTAAGCTGAGGATAGAGACGCCAATCCTGCGCCGACTGCCGCATATGCTCCTGCCAGTTTCCACGATGCGCCTCTTCATGCCGCTCCGTCATTTGCTTGATGGTATCCTGTTGGTCCTGTTCAATGAGCCACTCCGGCTCAAATTCCTCCACACCCGTAGGGTCTGCAAAACCGCTCGTGCCTATGGTAGTCAACGTTGTCACCCTTTCCGGATGTTGAACCGCGCAGTATAAACCGACATTTGCCCCCAAGCTGTAACCCACCAAATGAGCTTTTGGAATGTGAAGTGCATCCATAAAAGCGATCATATCCTTTGCGAGCTGTGGCGTGCTCCATTCCAGGCTTTCGCAGCGTGTTCTGCCATGGCCTCTCAAATCGGGATAATAACAGGTATATTTTTTTTGGAAATCCAGCAGCTGACTCGCAAAGGCCAATATGCCTCTGGAATAACCGCTATGTAAAAATATGATGGGCTCACCGCTTCCCATTTTTTCGTAAAATACCTCCAGATCCTGAAGTTGAACGTACGGCATATTGAACCTCCCTGAACCAGCTTTTATCCCATTTTAAGCTTAAAAAACGATTCCGTCACCAAGAACCTTACACCCAAATTTTCATTTAGCGTGTATAATTTTGGTAAACCCAAATGATCAGATATGGAGAACCACACATGATGAACCATGAGTATAAAGACAGGATCGAAACGGTCATCAGATATATCGAGGAGAATAGCAGCGATAAGCTCACCTTGGATCTTTTGGCGGACATGGCTAATTTTTCGAAATATCATTTCAGCCGCATATTTACTGCCATCGTCGGTGTGACGCCTGTGGCTTTTGTGAATCGGGAGCGTATACAAAAGTCCGTGCATTTACTTGCCGACACCCCGCTGACGATTCTTGAAATATCCAATCAATGCGGCTTCGAATCGCTGTCCACCTTTAATGCCGCATTTAAAAAGCACTATGGCCAAACACCAAGTGAGGTACGTAGAGGTATGAGAAATGATAGCAATTTTCCATCATTTTATAGCAAAAATCCGGAAGAGTCTGCATTCCTGGAAGAGTACAATCAGAACCGTAAGAATTCTCTTTTAACAAGGGTGTGGGATCAGATGATCAGATTCGAAGAGCTAATGGATATTGAAGTGGCATACGTCAGACATGTGGGGAGTTATTTGGATACGTACTCTGCTTGGGACAAGCTGGGGCGATGGGCCGCTGGAAGGGGAATATCACCTGCAAATCAACAGTTTATCGGCATTTCGCTGGATGATCTTAATTTGGTTGATGAATGGGCCTGCCGCTATGATGCTTGTGTCACATTACCGGCAGGACATCGAAAAGAACATGATTCAAAGGTAGTGGATTATAAAATATTGTCGGGCGGGTTGTATGCGGTATATCCCTATTATGATACCGTTGAACGGTTTGTCCTAGCCTATCAGAATGTATACAGCCTGTGGCTGCCGAACAGCGGTTATGAAGCCGATGACCGTCCTTGCCTCGAAATCTGTAAAAATGATCCTGCAACGGATGCGGAAGGGAAATGCAAAGTAGATCTACATGTCCCCATTAAGAAAAGAGGATGAAATGAAATCATTAGACTTGGAGTGGTGATGGTATGAATTTAGAAGCGGCATTTAGAACATTTCCTATTCTTGCGTCAGATCGAGTTATCTTGAAAAAAATCGAAGCCAGCCATCTGGAGGACCTTTTTGAAATTTATAATAATGAAAATGTATTTACATACTGCGGCATTATTCCGAAGCATAACAAAGACACGGTCAAAAATATGATTGGACATTTCGAGCGTGATTTTTTGAAAAAGGCAAGGATCAAGTGGGGCATATTTACGGTGCAGGAACCTGATCGGCTGCTTGGCATTATTGAGGCATTTAATTTTAACCAAAAGGTAAACACGCTGTCAGTGGGATATTATTTAGCTGAACAACAGTGGGGAAAAGGAGTGGCTACGGAAGCTCTAAAGCTTCTGCTGCCTTATCTGTTCAATGAGGTTAACATCAACCGGATTCAGGCAGAGGTTATGCTGCGGAATGAAGCATCAAAGAAGGTTTTGCAAAAGAATGGTTTTCAACAAGAGGGTCTCTTGAGACAAGCGGCCTTATGGTCGGGAAAAGGGATTGTCGATCTTGAAATTTACAGCATTCTGCAGCAAGATCAAGTGAATCATCAAGATTCGTAAATTTGTATCCTCTATTCTAGATGAACTGTGCTACAATAAACCTGACTTGATTTCAGCCGTGTGTGACTGGCGTAACGTGGGTAAACCACGAGGGAGCACATGGATCATAACAGCCGTACGCCTGGGCAAAAGTATTTGGTGGTTCATTCCATCCAAATACTTTTTTTGTTTAGATTTAAGAAATATAATCTTACTACCATTAACGGAGGCGACTGGAATGAGCATGCTGCTTAAAACCAAAGAACTGGCAAACGAGGTTTCTGAATCCATCATCACAGAGGTTAACCGTCTTAAAGAAAAAGGCATACAGCCGAGGCTTGCTACGATTTTAGTGCAGGGGGATCCTGCTTCGGAATATTATGCGAAAGCGAAACAGAAAAAAGCCCAGCAGCTGGGCATTGAATTCGATTTGATTCAGTTTGATCCGGAGGTCACAGAGCGTCGTTTGCTGGATGAAATTGAAGGCTTGAACCAGGATTCGGCGGTACATGGCATTATGCTCGAGCTTCCTGTACCCAAACATATCCGTGTTCAAAAGTGTTCGGACGCGATTACGCCTGAAAAAGACGTGGATGGCATTTCATCGGCGAACAAGCTCGCCTGCATGACGGGGAACACTGGCATTTATCCGGCAACACCACAGGCCTGTATCGCTATATTAAAGCATTTTGGCTTCACGCTGAAAGGCAAAAATGTTGTGCTTGTAGGACGGGGAGAGACGGTTGGCAGACCCCTGATGCAGCTGCTGCTGCGGGAAAATGCCACGTTGACCGTCTGTCATTCCCATACCCCAAACATCGCCGGTCATATTGCGAATGCGGATATTCTGATGACCGCCGCAGGACAGGCCGGACTGATTACTCCAGATATGATGCATCCGGACCTCGTTGTCATTGACGCAGGCATTAATGAGACAGCAACCGGGATAACAGGTGATGTTGTACCTGAAGCTGCAGCGTTTGCAAAAGCGACTACGCCTGTCCCCGGCGGTGTGGGAACACTCACAACGGTTATGCTCTTTGAGAACTTGATGCTGGCAATCCGGCTGCAGCAGCAATCTGCTGAGGCCTTGAAAACGAATGGGGATCAACAGGTATTTGACCAAACGATCCGGCAATTTCTGCAGATGTCTGCCTCAAGCGCACCTACGCCGGGTGGAGGGAGTATTGCTGCCCTATCTGCCGCATTGGGTGCGTCCATGGGGGCCATGGTGGCGAACATTACAAGCGGGCCAAAGTTTGCGAGTGTGCGGGAGCAGATGGCGGACATCGTGGTGCTGATGCAGTCTGCGATGTTGGAGGCTGAAAGTTTTCTGAAGAAGGACATGGAATCGTTTAACGGCTATATGGCCGCACTTGGTTTGCCTAAAGGGAATGATGAGGAAAAGAAAATACGTTCCCTTGCTCTGCAAAAGGCCGCGGTTCAAGCTGCTTCTGTTCCGCTGCACCTCATGAAGCGAAGCTTGGAGATGATGTCGGCACTGGATAAAATTACGGAAGAAGTCAATAAAAATGTCATATCAGATCTAGGCATAGCGCTCATCATGCTGGATGCGGCTGTACAATCGGCATGGATTACGGTAGAAATAAATCTAGGAAGCATTAAAGATGCAGGTGTCAGGAGCTCATTTCAAGAAACGGGAGCCGAGCTATCAAACCAGTCGAATGAGCTGAAGCTCCAGGTATTGCAAAAGATCAAGGAGAAGTTGGTGTAACCAAAGTGTCAGAAGAACAATGGGAACAAGTCGCGCGCATGACAGAACCCGGGTCCAGACTGCTTCGAACAAAGGAGCTTAAAGGCGGGGTTTCAGCCCAAGTGACGTTGATTGAGATTGAAAAGACGGATGGCAGTATGAAAAAGCTGGTTGTCCGTCAGCATGGCGCTGTTGACCGAAACAGGAATCCGGAAATTGCAAAGGATGAATTTAAGCTTTTACAAGGTCTAGTGGACGCGGGGTTGCCTGTACCTCAGCCATATGCATACGATGCAACCGAATTTATTCTACCCACTCCTTACATCGTGACCGACTTTGTGGATGGATTCGTGAATATGTCTCCCTCGGATTTGT
Encoded here:
- a CDS encoding phosphotransferase encodes the protein MGNSKIWDADWEVSEELASRLISSQFPQLASKRIQKLGHGWDNTVYVVGDEFVFRFPRRKIAVNLLEMESRILPELADRIAIPYSKPLFFGKETGDYPSPFLGYTYLAGEFPIGLTDEQRLLSVSALAQFLKSLHAFPLQIAREHGVPHDHRSLIDITSRKEKMLNFLSDLREHLQKEEYGLIEAYLQHLTLDHVKPKDVFLHGDLHFKNMLVDETGKISGIIDWGDMNIGHPACDLNLVYSFLPPDARSAFFKEYGEVDEETKILARFIAVYIPMLILLQATSDQDEKIAEEAKANIKRALTY
- a CDS encoding alpha/beta fold hydrolase, producing the protein MPYVQLQDLEVFYEKMGSGEPIIFLHSGYSRGILAFASQLLDFQKKYTCYYPDLRGHGRTRCESLEWSTPQLAKDMIAFMDALHIPKAHLVGYSLGANVGLYCAVQHPERVTTLTTIGTSGFADPTGVEEFEPEWLIEQDQQDTIKQMTERHEEAHRGNWQEHMRQSAQDWRLYPQLTEDQLRSIRCPALLITGEFDPFVGEEKLSYLGSLIQDSEIYMVTGGSHRPHMSREHPTQVNDRILQFLDAYSFE
- a CDS encoding GyrI-like domain-containing protein → MMNHEYKDRIETVIRYIEENSSDKLTLDLLADMANFSKYHFSRIFTAIVGVTPVAFVNRERIQKSVHLLADTPLTILEISNQCGFESLSTFNAAFKKHYGQTPSEVRRGMRNDSNFPSFYSKNPEESAFLEEYNQNRKNSLLTRVWDQMIRFEELMDIEVAYVRHVGSYLDTYSAWDKLGRWAAGRGISPANQQFIGISLDDLNLVDEWACRYDACVTLPAGHRKEHDSKVVDYKILSGGLYAVYPYYDTVERFVLAYQNVYSLWLPNSGYEADDRPCLEICKNDPATDAEGKCKVDLHVPIKKRG
- a CDS encoding DeoR/GlpR family DNA-binding transcription regulator; the protein is MHVLLKHLPFTVVTNSLRIADTLKDDENIQTYLLGGKIKSSGNMTDALANELASQFTIDLAFATGGGLSVKGLSTATPEVASFGRTIAENSRKNICLAEHYKFGIDCFARVGPLNQLQLIITDEETSRDEIEKIQASGVSVIVAEIK
- a CDS encoding DUF779 domain-containing protein, with amino-acid sequence MTLKDSEVHKVIATDAALELIELLKAKHGPVMFHQSGGCCDGSSPMCFSLGEFIVGDSDVQMGEIGGAPFYMSRAQYEYWKYTQLIIDVVPGRGGMFSLEGPEGKRFLTRSRVFTEEEKQSLKLN
- a CDS encoding GNAT family N-acetyltransferase, with product MNLEAAFRTFPILASDRVILKKIEASHLEDLFEIYNNENVFTYCGIIPKHNKDTVKNMIGHFERDFLKKARIKWGIFTVQEPDRLLGIIEAFNFNQKVNTLSVGYYLAEQQWGKGVATEALKLLLPYLFNEVNINRIQAEVMLRNEASKKVLQKNGFQQEGLLRQAALWSGKGIVDLEIYSILQQDQVNHQDS
- a CDS encoding phosphotransferase enzyme family protein — translated: MNLKTMVIGLSSDHVARDLIRNWEHDKGSLRFWRASSNFVYAFQRNQERYFLRFSTEQDHDMEQIVAELEFMQYLIANHFPCVSPVSSINDKLIETVQNSEGKYFAVVFHAAQGTNLDESLSPEQCEEWGRSLARLHSLSAVYKPVHSERKSWRDILGWIDHVLQNHPQEQDAAAELKRMTLWLKSQPVTKETYGLIHYDFQLDNVFYDEEQHSFNVIDFDDSFYSWYALDIVSALPDMPGQGDPLSSEHMKSFLKGYRSVRVLGDDFIEQIPYFQRFMNLYGFSRLLGSLDDSEMEQGPDWLEDVRLKFARSRDNLRQGFTRGI
- the adh gene encoding aldehyde dehydrogenase, producing the protein MVYAEPGQNGSKVTFKKRYENYIGGKWVAPVQGQYFENVSPVNNQAFCEVPRSTADDIELALDAAHEAKNAWGRTSVAERAVILNRIADRIETNLEMLAVAETWDNGKPIRETMAADLPLAVDHFRYFAGCIRAQEGSLSQIDDDTVAYHFHEPLGVVGQIIPWNFPLLMATWKLAPALAAGNCVVLKPAEQTPASILVLMELIEDLLPPGVVNIVNGFGLEAGKPLASSSRVAKVAFTGETTTGRLIMQYASQNLIPVTLELGGKSPNIFFEDIMTKDDAFFDKTLEGFTLFALNQGEVCTCPSRALIQESIYDEFMERALKRVEAIKQGNPLDPSTMIGAQVSTEQMEKILSYIDIGRQEGAECLIGGGRASITGELSDGYYIQPTVLKGQNNMRIFQEEIFGPVVAVTTFRDQEEALAIANDTLYGLGAGVWTRDMNTAYRVGRQIQAGRVWTNCYHAYPAHAAFGGYKSSGIGRENHLMMLSHYQQTKNLLISYSPDKLGFF
- a CDS encoding diguanylate cyclase; this translates as MAWIDFAVCILLFVLLVYVFVSVTITNLHKAYLVFHFAMMLWPFCQFAIKIADTTKLQLFYVKLAFVDMALLAVGWLFFTILLTNHSLLSRIRKISFLIPIPALLTAVAAIFNPNAMFVQPIHGGYIQRIYGPLFWITAVILIGYGIVSLYIIFQTLVSENAPRIKKKVRQVLKGIVVVIGFIAADILINVVFPISQKVTPGLTSLGILFSAVFFIIAINRDKVFDIVTIAHQDIINTITLGILVLDDNEIIVEINQSLPSHIDLHTGERFDITTILPPQEPVNSMITFIKTYQEHPLESVEIEVLYPKLDPSYVHIHVSPILVGGTRLGRIITFQDMSELRRLINETTLQNDILQERNLSLTTIQRELYLTNQKLQKMAITDGLTGCYNRSYLTQQLEHEVIKNMKYQIPFSILLLDIDFFKLINDNYGHLVGDEVICGTVNAIQEKLRQTDILARFGGEEFIIYLPNTPSAHALHIAEQVRTAVESNVIAVPHSIESISITVSIGLLSIHNFSIEMNPDSRTMINDMFQAVDQVLYQAKREGRNRMVGTIK